In a single window of the Mesorhizobium shangrilense genome:
- a CDS encoding BrnA antitoxin family protein yields the protein MSRKALKPEQLARLARLQALPDDQIDTSDIPEAPAENWTDARRGDLYRPLKQPVTIRLDADVLAWFKEHAAGGGYQTEINRVLRLHVMERERRRA from the coding sequence ATGAGCAGGAAGGCACTTAAGCCGGAACAACTGGCGCGGCTCGCAAGGCTGCAAGCGCTGCCGGACGATCAGATCGACACGAGCGATATCCCGGAAGCGCCAGCGGAAAACTGGACGGATGCGCGGCGAGGGGACCTGTACCGGCCTCTGAAGCAGCCGGTTACGATCAGGCTCGATGCCGATGTGCTCGCCTGGTTCAAGGAGCATGCTGCGGGTGGGGGATATCAGACGGAAATCAACCGTGTCCTTCGCCTGCACGTCATGGAGCGTGAACGGCGGCGCGCCTGA
- a CDS encoding PLP-dependent aminotransferase family protein: MPQRNDVAIWSGLFRISPESGQTLQAQIRQAIVAAILDRQIAASMPLPSCRILAEKLGVARGTVVLAFQQLVDQGFLVARERRGHFVNPDVLATPAKPQRKPPDAANSIDWKARRQIAASEMPPSANYRNWIKSSYPFVYGQFDPALFPTAEWRECNRMALAVLEIRNWAADMVDRDDPLLIEQIQARLLPRRGIFANPDEIIVTLGAQNALYMLATLLMTKGSKVAMEDPGYPDARSIFRLAGADIAPVPVDSSGIVTSAIPSDAGFVFVTPSHHCPTMVPLSADRRQDLLARAARDNQVIIEDGYDSQLFDDAPQQALKSLDRTGRVVYVGSMSKTLAPGLRIGYIVASADLIAELRALRRFMLRHPPANNQRAIALFLSLGHHDALVRRLSTAFEERRKRLIQAISAFLPEWRPTDSAGGTSIWLEGPHGTDARSIAEAAAARSVIIEPGDRFFDQVDKPSRFMRLGFSSIALQHIEPGIRELATAAGRRPAAA; the protein is encoded by the coding sequence ATGCCGCAGCGTAATGACGTCGCCATCTGGTCCGGTCTCTTCCGGATCTCGCCGGAATCGGGGCAGACGCTGCAAGCGCAGATCCGCCAGGCGATCGTGGCCGCCATCCTCGACCGACAGATCGCCGCATCGATGCCCCTGCCCTCATGCCGCATCCTTGCAGAGAAGCTGGGAGTTGCGCGCGGCACCGTGGTTCTCGCCTTCCAGCAACTCGTCGACCAGGGGTTCCTGGTGGCGCGCGAGCGACGCGGGCATTTCGTCAATCCGGACGTGCTCGCCACCCCGGCCAAGCCGCAGCGCAAGCCGCCGGACGCCGCCAACTCGATCGATTGGAAGGCGCGCCGCCAGATCGCCGCGAGCGAGATGCCGCCGTCGGCCAATTATCGCAACTGGATCAAGTCGTCCTATCCGTTCGTCTACGGCCAGTTCGACCCGGCGCTGTTCCCGACGGCCGAATGGCGCGAATGCAACCGCATGGCGCTCGCCGTGCTCGAGATCCGCAACTGGGCGGCCGACATGGTGGACCGCGACGATCCACTGCTGATCGAGCAGATACAGGCGCGGCTGCTGCCGCGCCGGGGCATCTTCGCCAATCCGGACGAGATCATCGTCACGCTCGGCGCGCAGAACGCGCTCTACATGCTCGCCACGCTGCTGATGACCAAGGGCAGCAAGGTCGCCATGGAAGATCCGGGCTATCCCGACGCTCGTTCGATCTTCCGGCTGGCCGGCGCCGACATCGCGCCGGTGCCGGTCGACAGTTCGGGCATCGTTACGTCGGCCATCCCGTCGGACGCGGGCTTCGTGTTCGTCACGCCCAGCCACCACTGCCCGACCATGGTGCCGCTCAGCGCGGATCGCAGGCAAGACCTGCTGGCGCGGGCGGCGCGCGACAACCAGGTGATCATCGAGGACGGCTATGACAGCCAGCTCTTCGACGACGCCCCGCAGCAGGCCCTGAAGAGCCTCGATCGCACCGGACGCGTGGTCTATGTCGGATCGATGTCGAAGACGTTGGCTCCCGGCCTGCGCATCGGCTACATCGTGGCGTCCGCCGACCTCATTGCGGAACTGCGGGCATTGAGGCGCTTCATGCTCCGCCATCCGCCGGCCAACAACCAGCGGGCGATCGCGCTGTTCCTGTCGCTCGGCCACCATGACGCACTCGTTCGCCGGCTATCGACCGCCTTCGAGGAACGACGCAAACGTTTGATCCAGGCGATCTCCGCGTTCCTCCCCGAATGGCGTCCGACAGATTCGGCTGGCGGCACCTCGATCTGGCTCGAAGGGCCGCATGGCACCGACGCGCGCTCCATCGCCGAGGCGGCGGCGGCGCGCAGCGTCATCATCGAGCCGGGGGACCGCTTCTTCGACCAGGTCGACAAGCCGAGCAGGTTCATGCGGCTCGGCTTCTCCTCGATTGCCCTTCAGCACATCGAGCCCGGCATACGCGAACTGGCGACGGCGGCAGGCAGGAGACCGGCGGCGGCATAG
- a CDS encoding trimethylamine methyltransferase family protein gives MSGTLDIQAQATERVGRRSGGREARRALRAAPLAEDIRPVRAGLEGGRYKPLDENDLSRIHEAVLTVLETVGFANAIPSCIEALTGAGASHDADGRIRFPRRLVLDTIRNAARNFTLCGQDPKHDMVIQGKRVHFGTAGAAVHLIDVEKREYRESLLQDIYDAARLVDGLDNIHFFQRPMVPRDIPDPLAMDFNTLYACLMGTSKHVGTSFTVRENVAPALEMLHAIAGGEANFRARPFVSNSNCFVVPPMKFAEDACGVLEACVAGGIPILLLSAGQAGATAPAAIAGAVVQAVAEVLAGLVYVNALKPGHPAIFGAWPFVSDLRTGAMSGGSAEQALLTAACAQMAQYYDLPGGSAAGMADSKLPDIQSGYEKGITNVMAGLSGLNLVYESAGMHASLLGFCLESLIIDNDMLGHCLRCVRGIAVTDAALSIDTIAEVCMSGPGHYLGNEQTLRLMQTEYFYPAVGDRLSPKEWNEKGKPDILMRAIAEKKRVLATRFPRHVPKSTDDRLRARFGDLIALPRATMGG, from the coding sequence ATGTCAGGCACGCTGGATATTCAGGCGCAGGCGACCGAGAGAGTGGGCAGGCGCTCGGGCGGGCGGGAGGCGCGACGGGCGTTGAGAGCGGCTCCGCTGGCCGAAGACATTCGTCCAGTCCGCGCCGGCCTCGAAGGCGGGCGCTACAAGCCGCTGGACGAAAACGACCTCTCGCGCATCCATGAGGCGGTGTTGACCGTACTGGAGACGGTCGGCTTCGCCAATGCCATTCCCTCCTGCATCGAGGCGCTGACCGGCGCCGGGGCGAGCCATGACGCAGACGGCCGCATCCGCTTCCCGCGCCGGCTGGTGCTGGACACGATCCGCAACGCGGCGCGCAACTTCACGCTCTGCGGCCAGGATCCCAAGCACGACATGGTCATCCAGGGCAAGCGCGTCCACTTCGGCACGGCGGGTGCGGCGGTGCACCTGATCGACGTCGAGAAGCGCGAGTACCGCGAGAGCCTGCTGCAGGACATCTATGATGCGGCCCGCCTGGTCGACGGGCTGGACAACATCCACTTCTTCCAGCGACCGATGGTGCCGCGCGACATCCCCGATCCGCTGGCGATGGATTTCAACACGCTCTACGCCTGCCTGATGGGCACGTCGAAGCATGTCGGCACTTCGTTCACGGTGCGCGAGAACGTGGCGCCCGCGCTGGAGATGCTCCACGCCATCGCCGGCGGCGAGGCGAATTTTCGGGCGCGTCCCTTCGTCTCCAATTCCAATTGCTTCGTCGTACCGCCGATGAAGTTTGCCGAGGACGCGTGCGGCGTGCTGGAAGCCTGCGTGGCTGGCGGCATCCCGATCCTGCTGCTTTCGGCCGGACAAGCCGGCGCGACGGCGCCCGCGGCGATCGCCGGAGCGGTGGTGCAGGCAGTGGCCGAGGTGCTCGCAGGCCTCGTCTATGTCAACGCGCTGAAACCCGGGCACCCGGCGATCTTCGGAGCCTGGCCGTTCGTCTCCGACCTGAGGACGGGGGCCATGTCCGGCGGTTCGGCCGAACAAGCGCTGCTGACAGCCGCCTGCGCGCAGATGGCGCAATATTACGACCTGCCCGGCGGTTCCGCCGCCGGTATGGCGGACTCGAAGCTACCGGACATCCAGTCGGGCTACGAGAAAGGCATCACCAACGTCATGGCGGGCCTCTCGGGCCTCAATCTCGTCTACGAGTCGGCCGGCATGCACGCTTCGCTGCTCGGCTTCTGCCTGGAAAGCCTGATCATCGACAACGACATGCTCGGACACTGCCTGCGCTGCGTGCGCGGCATCGCGGTCACCGACGCGGCGCTCTCGATCGATACCATCGCCGAGGTGTGCATGAGCGGGCCGGGCCACTATCTCGGCAACGAGCAGACGCTGAGGCTGATGCAGACCGAGTATTTCTATCCTGCAGTCGGCGACCGCCTCTCGCCCAAGGAGTGGAACGAGAAGGGAAAGCCCGACATCCTCATGAGAGCCATCGCCGAGAAGAAGCGGGTGCTGGCGACGCGCTTTCCCCGACACGTGCCGAAGTCGACCGACGACCGGTTGCGCGCCCGCTTCGGCGACCTGATCGCCCTGCCCCGCGCGACCATGGGCGGGTAG
- a CDS encoding Mrp/NBP35 family ATP-binding protein, with product MSVTKEAVIERLRTVNGPDFTGNIVDLGLVSEIFIADSKVFFSVTVPAARAQELEPLRAAAERAVKAMPGVAGVVVALTAEKKGGGMEAAPPARPAPRPAAPSPAARTSPPAPPSRSSGKRGVPGIDAIIAVASGKGGVGKSTTAINLALGLQAKGLKVGVLDADIYGPSMPRLLGLKGKPETADGRTLKPMERYGLKVMSMGFLVEEETPMIWRGPMVVSALTQMLREVDWGHLDVLVVDMPPGTGDAQLTMAQQVPLAGAVIVSTPQDLALIDARKGLNMFRKVDVPLLGIVENMSYFVAPDTGKRYDIFGHGGAKNEAERLGVTFLGEVPLEMQIRETSDAGTPVVASAPDGPQAGIYRDIASKVLDRLKEERGAAEASTPAIVFE from the coding sequence ATGTCCGTCACCAAGGAAGCCGTCATCGAGAGACTGAGGACCGTCAATGGTCCGGATTTCACGGGCAACATCGTTGACCTCGGCCTGGTCTCGGAAATCTTCATCGCCGATTCCAAGGTCTTCTTCTCCGTCACCGTGCCGGCCGCTCGCGCGCAGGAGCTCGAGCCTCTGCGCGCGGCCGCTGAGCGAGCCGTGAAAGCCATGCCGGGCGTCGCCGGCGTGGTCGTGGCGCTGACGGCGGAGAAGAAGGGTGGCGGCATGGAGGCCGCCCCGCCGGCCCGGCCGGCGCCCCGCCCGGCAGCGCCATCACCGGCCGCGCGCACGTCGCCGCCCGCGCCTCCATCACGCAGCAGCGGCAAGCGCGGCGTGCCCGGCATCGACGCCATCATCGCCGTGGCGTCGGGCAAGGGAGGCGTCGGCAAGTCCACGACAGCAATCAACCTGGCGCTGGGGCTTCAGGCCAAGGGACTGAAGGTCGGCGTGCTCGACGCGGACATCTACGGTCCCTCCATGCCGCGCCTGCTCGGCCTGAAGGGCAAGCCCGAGACGGCCGACGGCAGGACGCTCAAGCCGATGGAACGCTATGGCCTCAAGGTCATGTCGATGGGATTCCTGGTCGAGGAAGAAACCCCGATGATCTGGCGCGGCCCGATGGTCGTCTCGGCGCTGACCCAGATGTTGCGGGAGGTCGACTGGGGCCATCTTGACGTGCTTGTCGTCGACATGCCGCCCGGCACCGGTGATGCGCAGCTGACCATGGCGCAGCAGGTGCCGCTGGCCGGCGCCGTCATCGTCTCGACGCCGCAGGATCTGGCGCTCATCGACGCCCGCAAGGGCCTCAACATGTTCCGCAAGGTCGACGTGCCGCTGCTCGGCATCGTCGAGAACATGAGCTACTTCGTCGCCCCCGACACCGGCAAGCGCTACGACATCTTTGGGCACGGCGGGGCGAAGAATGAAGCCGAGAGGCTTGGCGTGACATTCCTCGGCGAAGTGCCGCTCGAGATGCAGATCCGCGAGACCTCGGACGCCGGCACGCCGGTGGTGGCCTCCGCACCGGACGGTCCGCAGGCCGGGATCTATCGCGATATCGCGTCGAAGGTCCTGGACCGTTTGAAGGAAGAGCGCGGCGCAGCCGAGGCTTCAACGCCGGCGATCGTGTTCGAGTAG
- the pgi gene encoding glucose-6-phosphate isomerase, whose translation MTSTAFATALAELNAHRDVRPADIRKQFEGDAERFARFSLTFDDLLLDWSKCAVSEETMRLLAEFALAAGVEQRRDEMLAGEKINTTEDRAVLHTALRAPEGAVIEVDGVNVVPEVHAVLGAMARFAEAVRTGEAAGATGSRITDVVNIGIGGSDLGPVMATLALSPYHDGPRTHFVSNVDGAHIADTLKGLSPETTLFVIASKTFTTIETMTNAETAKRWVEKALGTDAVGRHFSAVSTALDKVAAFGIAPDRVFGFWDWVGGRYSLWSAIGLPIMLAVGPRNFRDFLDGAHAMDQHFATAPILENVPMILGLIGFWHRAICEYPSRAVIPYDQRLARLPAYLQQLDMESNGKSVTLDGGVPATPTGPLVWGEPGTNGQHAFFQLLHQGTDVIPVEFIVAATGHEPDLKVHHDLLVANCLAQSQALMKGRTLEEAKAQMLAKGMKASEVEEIAPHRVFSGNRPSLTIVHRLLNPFTLGRLIALYEHRVFVEGVLFNINSFDQWGVELGKELATNLLPVVEGKADDAGDVSTSGLVGHIHALQRQGT comes from the coding sequence GTGACCAGCACCGCCTTCGCCACGGCCCTCGCCGAACTCAACGCGCATCGCGACGTGCGTCCTGCCGACATCCGCAAGCAGTTCGAAGGCGATGCCGAGCGCTTTGCGCGGTTCTCGCTGACGTTCGACGATCTACTACTCGATTGGTCCAAATGCGCGGTCAGCGAGGAGACCATGCGGCTCCTGGCCGAATTCGCGCTTGCTGCGGGGGTGGAGCAGCGGCGCGACGAAATGCTGGCCGGCGAGAAGATCAACACGACCGAGGACCGCGCCGTCCTGCACACGGCGCTGCGCGCGCCGGAAGGCGCCGTCATCGAGGTCGACGGCGTTAACGTGGTGCCGGAGGTCCACGCCGTGCTCGGCGCAATGGCGCGTTTTGCCGAGGCCGTGCGCACCGGCGAAGCGGCCGGTGCGACGGGCAGCAGGATCACCGACGTCGTCAACATCGGCATCGGCGGGTCGGACCTGGGCCCGGTCATGGCGACGCTGGCGCTCTCGCCCTATCACGACGGTCCGCGCACCCATTTCGTGTCGAATGTCGACGGCGCCCACATCGCTGACACGCTGAAGGGGCTCTCGCCCGAGACGACGCTCTTCGTCATCGCGTCGAAAACCTTCACCACCATCGAGACCATGACCAACGCCGAGACCGCGAAACGCTGGGTCGAGAAGGCGCTGGGCACGGATGCGGTGGGCAGGCACTTCAGCGCAGTCTCCACCGCGCTGGACAAGGTCGCCGCCTTCGGCATTGCGCCAGACCGCGTGTTTGGCTTCTGGGATTGGGTCGGCGGCCGGTACTCGCTCTGGTCGGCCATCGGCCTGCCGATCATGCTGGCCGTCGGTCCGCGGAACTTTCGCGACTTCCTGGACGGTGCGCATGCCATGGACCAGCACTTCGCCACGGCGCCGATCCTCGAGAACGTTCCCATGATCCTTGGCCTCATCGGGTTCTGGCACCGCGCCATCTGCGAATACCCCTCGCGGGCCGTCATCCCATACGACCAGCGCCTTGCGCGGCTGCCGGCATACCTGCAGCAGCTCGACATGGAGTCGAACGGCAAGAGCGTGACGCTCGACGGCGGCGTGCCGGCGACGCCGACGGGTCCGCTCGTCTGGGGGGAGCCTGGCACCAACGGCCAGCATGCCTTCTTCCAGCTTCTGCACCAGGGTACAGACGTCATTCCCGTCGAGTTCATCGTCGCTGCGACGGGGCATGAGCCTGACCTGAAGGTGCATCACGACCTTCTGGTCGCCAACTGCCTGGCGCAGTCGCAGGCGCTGATGAAGGGGCGCACGCTGGAGGAGGCGAAGGCGCAGATGCTGGCGAAGGGCATGAAGGCCTCCGAGGTGGAGGAGATCGCGCCGCACCGCGTCTTCTCCGGCAACCGGCCGTCGTTGACGATCGTCCACCGCCTGCTCAATCCGTTCACGCTCGGCCGGCTGATTGCTCTCTACGAGCACCGCGTGTTCGTCGAAGGCGTTCTGTTCAACATCAATTCCTTCGACCAGTGGGGCGTCGAACTCGGCAAGGAACTCGCCACCAACCTGCTGCCAGTCGTGGAAGGCAAAGCCGATGACGCGGGCGATGTCTCGACATCGGGCCTCGTCGGCCATATTCACGCCCTGCAACGACAAGGGACGTGA
- a CDS encoding BrnT family toxin, producing MGSEKARRNLAKHGVAFEDAQAVWDDPLRVIVPDRFNDGEQRWHAIGVVGPVVVLVVVHIYPDGDDEELVRIIGARKATSHERRRYEQEGT from the coding sequence GTGGGATCCGAAAAGGCCCGCAGAAATCTCGCGAAGCACGGTGTCGCGTTCGAGGATGCACAGGCCGTCTGGGACGATCCGCTACGTGTAATCGTCCCTGACCGCTTCAACGATGGAGAACAACGCTGGCATGCGATCGGAGTGGTCGGTCCGGTTGTCGTTCTGGTCGTCGTCCACATTTACCCGGACGGGGATGACGAGGAACTTGTGCGGATCATTGGCGCTCGTAAGGCGACGAGCCACGAAAGGAGGCGCTATGAGCAGGAAGGCACTTAA
- a CDS encoding SRPBCC family protein, with product MALVIEGEERIAAPIEKVWAALNDPAVLKDSIPGCQSLEKTSDNELAATVVLKIGPIKATFNGEVTLKNLNPPRSYTIQGEGKGGIAGFAKGGADVKLTEDGPDSTILKYEAKADVGGKIAQLGSRLITSTSKKLAGEFFSTFGKKVGG from the coding sequence ATGGCCCTGGTGATCGAAGGCGAAGAACGAATCGCGGCGCCGATCGAGAAGGTCTGGGCGGCGCTCAATGACCCGGCCGTACTCAAGGACTCCATTCCCGGCTGCCAAAGCCTGGAGAAGACGTCGGACAACGAGCTGGCGGCAACCGTCGTGCTGAAGATCGGCCCGATCAAGGCGACCTTCAACGGCGAGGTGACGCTGAAGAACCTCAATCCGCCGCGCTCCTACACCATCCAGGGCGAAGGCAAGGGCGGCATCGCCGGCTTTGCCAAGGGCGGCGCGGACGTGAAGCTCACCGAGGACGGCCCGGACAGCACCATCCTCAAGTACGAGGCAAAGGCGGATGTCGGCGGCAAGATCGCCCAACTCGGCAGCCGGCTGATCACCTCGACGTCGAAGAAGCTCGCCGGCGAGTTCTTCTCCACCTTCGGCAAGAAGGTGGGTGGATAA
- a CDS encoding SRPBCC family protein: MTAANDRELTLTRLIDAPREKVFRCWTEPSLMVKWFAPKPWSTPRAETDPRAGGKSLIVMADPDGNEFPNEGVYLEVVPNEKIVFTDAFTDAWFPSEKPFFVGIITLADENGKTRYTAMARHWTKEDCDAHEKMGFHEGWGQCAAQMEEVAKTL, translated from the coding sequence ATGACCGCAGCCAATGACCGCGAACTGACTCTCACCCGACTGATCGACGCGCCGCGCGAGAAGGTTTTTCGCTGCTGGACCGAACCGTCGCTGATGGTGAAGTGGTTCGCGCCGAAGCCCTGGTCGACCCCGCGCGCCGAGACCGACCCGCGCGCGGGCGGCAAGAGCCTGATCGTGATGGCCGATCCGGACGGCAACGAGTTTCCAAACGAGGGAGTCTATCTGGAGGTCGTACCGAACGAGAAGATCGTCTTCACCGACGCCTTCACCGATGCGTGGTTCCCGTCGGAAAAGCCGTTCTTCGTCGGCATCATCACATTGGCAGACGAGAACGGCAAGACCCGCTACACCGCGATGGCCCGGCATTGGACCAAGGAAGACTGCGACGCCCACGAAAAGATGGGTTTTCATGAGGGCTGGGGGCAGTGTGCAGCGCAGATGGAAGAGGTGGCGAAGACGTTGTGA
- a CDS encoding HAD family hydrolase, with protein sequence MATIKGILFDKDGTLVDFQRTWFAIGDRMALEAADGDRLRANTLLTDAGYDFDAAGFRADSVFAAGTNADIVSLWYPHLEVHARADMVRRFDTATAEEGALQAIALEGIKETLAALHAAGYRLGLCTNDSTGGAEKTLLALGVAQMFDAVYGYDAVANPKPAPDAVLAFCDLTGLKPSEIAMVGDNRHDLEMARAGGAGLAVGVLSGTGTRASLTPLADAILHSVTELPGLLTQRNAA encoded by the coding sequence TTGGCGACGATAAAGGGCATCCTGTTCGACAAGGATGGGACATTGGTGGACTTCCAGCGCACCTGGTTCGCCATCGGCGACCGGATGGCGCTGGAGGCGGCGGATGGTGATCGGCTGCGGGCAAACACGCTGCTGACCGACGCCGGCTACGATTTCGACGCTGCCGGTTTCCGGGCCGATTCGGTCTTCGCGGCTGGAACCAACGCCGACATCGTCTCGCTGTGGTATCCGCATCTCGAGGTCCACGCCCGCGCCGACATGGTCCGACGCTTCGACACCGCCACCGCTGAGGAGGGCGCCCTGCAGGCGATCGCGCTCGAGGGCATCAAGGAGACGCTCGCCGCGCTTCATGCGGCCGGCTATCGGCTCGGACTCTGCACCAACGATTCGACCGGCGGCGCCGAAAAAACGCTGCTGGCGCTTGGCGTCGCCCAGATGTTCGATGCCGTCTACGGCTATGACGCGGTTGCCAATCCCAAGCCTGCGCCCGACGCCGTCTTAGCCTTCTGCGACCTGACCGGCTTGAAGCCGTCGGAAATCGCGATGGTGGGCGACAACCGCCACGACCTGGAAATGGCGCGGGCCGGCGGAGCCGGTCTCGCGGTTGGCGTGCTCTCCGGCACGGGCACCAGGGCCAGCCTGACCCCGCTGGCCGATGCGATACTGCACTCGGTCACCGAACTGCCGGGATTGCTGACTCAGAGGAATGCGGCGTAG
- a CDS encoding VOC family protein has product MQKITTCLWFDDQAEEAARYYTSVFRNAKVGKITRAPAGGEPYVTQGAVLTVEFEVEGNGFVALNGGKVDFAFNDAISFQVSCADQAEVDEYWSKLTADGGREVQCGWLKDKYGLSWQIVPEALTRLIADSDKAKAGRVMAAMMQMVKIDIAKLEEAAAGQQAKVA; this is encoded by the coding sequence ATGCAGAAGATCACGACCTGCCTGTGGTTCGACGACCAGGCCGAGGAGGCGGCAAGGTACTACACTTCCGTGTTCCGCAACGCCAAGGTTGGGAAGATCACGCGTGCGCCGGCCGGCGGCGAGCCCTATGTCACACAGGGCGCAGTTCTGACCGTCGAGTTCGAGGTCGAGGGGAATGGCTTCGTCGCCCTGAACGGCGGCAAGGTCGACTTCGCATTCAACGACGCCATATCCTTCCAGGTCTCGTGCGCCGACCAGGCGGAAGTAGACGAGTACTGGTCGAAGCTCACCGCCGACGGCGGACGCGAAGTGCAGTGCGGCTGGCTCAAGGACAAGTACGGACTGTCGTGGCAGATCGTGCCGGAGGCGCTGACCCGGCTCATCGCGGACTCCGACAAGGCCAAGGCCGGTCGGGTGATGGCTGCGATGATGCAGATGGTGAAGATCGACATCGCCAAGCTGGAAGAAGCGGCGGCAGGGCAACAAGCAAAGGTGGCCTGA
- a CDS encoding IlvD/Edd family dehydratase: protein MAGPVTKKKFRSQEWFDNPDNPGMTALYLERYLNYGLTREELQSGKPLIGIAQTGSDLSPCNRHHIELAKRVRAGIEAAGGIPFEFPCHPIQETGKRPTANLDRNLAYLSLVEVLYGYPIDGVVLTVGCDKTTPALLMAAATVNIPAIAFSVGPMLNGWHRGQRTGSGTIAWKAREMHSAGEIDYPQFIDLVASAAPSVGFCNTMGTATTMNSLAEALGMQLPGSAAIPAPYRERGQMAYATGKRIVDMVHEDLKPSDIMTRQAFENAIVVNSAIGGSTNAPIHLNAIARHLGVELDNDDWEKIGHDIPLLVNLQPAGEYLGEDYHHAGGVPAVVMELMKEKLLPNPGALTVNGKSIGENCGKVENLDTRVIRTVAEPMLKAAGFINLKGNLFDSAIMKTSVISKEFRDRYLSNPADPEAFEGKAMVFDGPEDYHARIDDPAQGIDEHTILFMRGAGPVGYPGGAEVVNMQPPAYLIKKGVHSLPCIGDGRQSGTSGSPSILNAAPEAAIGGGLALLKSGDRVRIDLNKGTANILISDEELAQRRAALNGNGGFHYPKHQTPWQEIQRGMVDQFDQGMVLKPAVKYRDVAHTSGVPRDNH, encoded by the coding sequence ATGGCTGGGCCAGTTACCAAGAAGAAGTTCCGTTCGCAGGAGTGGTTCGACAATCCGGACAACCCCGGCATGACCGCGCTCTATCTCGAGCGCTACCTGAACTACGGCCTGACCCGCGAGGAACTGCAGTCGGGCAAGCCGCTGATCGGCATCGCGCAGACCGGCTCGGACCTGTCGCCCTGCAATCGGCACCACATCGAACTGGCCAAGCGCGTCCGCGCCGGCATCGAGGCGGCGGGCGGCATCCCCTTCGAGTTTCCCTGCCATCCGATCCAGGAGACGGGCAAGCGCCCGACAGCCAATCTCGACCGCAACCTCGCCTATCTCAGCCTCGTCGAGGTGCTCTACGGCTACCCGATCGACGGCGTCGTGCTGACCGTTGGCTGCGACAAGACAACGCCGGCGCTCTTGATGGCTGCCGCTACCGTCAACATTCCGGCGATCGCGTTCTCGGTCGGTCCGATGCTCAACGGCTGGCACCGCGGCCAGCGTACCGGCTCGGGCACCATCGCCTGGAAGGCGCGCGAGATGCATTCCGCCGGCGAAATCGACTATCCGCAGTTCATCGATCTCGTTGCATCGGCCGCCCCTTCGGTCGGCTTCTGCAACACGATGGGCACGGCGACTACCATGAACAGCCTCGCCGAGGCGCTGGGCATGCAGCTGCCGGGTTCGGCCGCGATTCCCGCGCCCTATCGCGAGCGAGGCCAGATGGCCTATGCCACCGGCAAGCGCATCGTCGACATGGTGCACGAGGACCTCAAGCCCTCCGACATCATGACCCGCCAGGCCTTTGAGAACGCCATCGTCGTCAACTCGGCCATCGGCGGCTCGACCAACGCGCCGATCCACCTCAACGCCATCGCCCGGCACCTCGGGGTTGAGCTCGACAATGACGACTGGGAGAAGATCGGCCACGACATCCCGCTGCTGGTCAACCTGCAGCCGGCCGGCGAGTATCTCGGCGAGGACTACCACCACGCCGGCGGCGTGCCCGCCGTCGTCATGGAGCTGATGAAGGAGAAGCTGCTGCCGAACCCCGGCGCACTGACCGTCAACGGCAAGTCCATCGGCGAGAACTGCGGCAAGGTCGAAAATCTCGACACCAGGGTCATCCGCACCGTCGCGGAGCCGATGCTCAAGGCCGCCGGCTTCATCAACCTCAAGGGCAACCTGTTCGACAGCGCGATCATGAAGACCAGCGTGATCTCGAAGGAGTTCCGCGACCGGTATTTGTCGAACCCGGCCGATCCGGAGGCTTTCGAGGGCAAGGCGATGGTGTTCGACGGACCGGAGGATTACCACGCCCGCATCGACGATCCGGCGCAGGGCATCGACGAGCACACCATCCTCTTCATGCGCGGCGCGGGGCCGGTCGGCTATCCCGGCGGCGCAGAGGTCGTGAACATGCAGCCGCCCGCCTACCTCATCAAGAAGGGCGTCCACTCGCTGCCGTGCATCGGCGACGGTCGGCAGTCCGGCACGTCGGGTTCGCCGTCGATCCTCAACGCGGCGCCGGAGGCCGCCATCGGCGGTGGGCTGGCGCTATTGAAGTCGGGCGACCGCGTGCGCATCGATCTGAACAAGGGCACGGCGAACATCCTCATCTCCGACGAGGAGCTTGCCCAGCGCAGGGCTGCGCTGAACGGCAATGGCGGCTTCCACTATCCGAAGCACCAGACGCCGTGGCAGGAGATCCAGCGCGGCATGGTCGACCAATTCGATCAGGGCATGGTGCTCAAGCCGGCGGTGAAGTACCGCGACGTGGCGCACACCAGCGGCGTCCCGCGCGACAACCACTGA